Within the Dehalococcoidia bacterium genome, the region TAGCGCAGGTCGAAGCGCTTCTCGTAGGCCATGGTCAGGTGCTCGGGGAAAGGCTCCTCCGGCCCGCGCAGGTACTCGGCTACGGCGGTGTCGTAGCTGGCGACATGCTGAAACGCCTTCTGCGCCAGCCGGCGCCGCTCGGCCGTGTCCGGGCCGCCGGCGGCCAGCGCCTTCAGCAGCGGCGCGTAGTCGGCGGGATCGACGATCACGAGCACATGGGGAAAATTCTTGGCCGCGGCGCGCAGCATCGCCGGCCCGCCGATGTCGATATTCTCCAGCGCCGTCTCCAGGTCGGCGCCGCCGCGCACCGTGCGCACAAAGGGATAGAGGTTATTGCAGACCAGGTCGATCGTGCCGAGCCCGGCCGACTCCAGCTCGCGCACATGCGCCGGCAGGTCGCGGCGGGCGAGCAGGCCGGCGTGCACCGCCGGATGCAGCGTCTTCACGCGGCCGTCCAAGATCTCGGGGAAGCCGGTAAGGTCGGAGATGCTGCGCACGGGCACGCCGGCGGCGTCGATCGCCGTCTTCGTGTTGCCGGTGCTGAACAGCTCCCAGCCGAGCCGCGTCAGCCCGCCGGCAAACTCGGCAATGCCGGCCTTGTCGTAGACGCTGAGGATGGCACGCATGCGGGCACGTCCTTTGTGTTCATCGGTCATCGAGAGAGAGAGCATCGCTTGCGCGCGCTGCCGTAGACGGCGGCAGCTGCCGCATCCATTCTCCGCCCCGCGCGGGGCATGGTCCACGCATCGAACGCGGCGCCACGGGCCGCATCCACCGGGCCTGTGGATAACTACCCCGGATCGTGTGGATAACTGGCCCGCGCTGGGGATAACTTGTCCACTGTCCTGTGGAAAGTCGGGCGCCGCGGGGGAGAGGCCGGCGCCGCCCTCGGCGTAGCGCGGCCGGGCATCCCCAACCGTCCACGCCCGCCGCGCGCCTCTCCCCCGCGGCGGACGCGGGAATCGTGCGGCGATCCGGCCTTTTCCCCGCTCTCCACACCCTTACTACGACGACCGATCAGAATGCCATCTGGATGGCTGACTTAAGGCTCTTCACGTTTCCCACATCGCACGCCTCAATGAGCAGCACGCGTACCCAGCCCGCGTCGTCTTTGCCGCCGCGTCCGCCGCCCGCGATACTACATGCAAGTACTCGTTGGAGAGCACCCCATGCGCGCCGAGCCGTTCCCCCTCGATTCCCTGTTTGTTCTAAGAACCGCGCGTTGCGCGGTTGTGAAAATTCCCTGTTCCCTGTGATCGACCGGGCGGAGTTCACCGCGCAGGCCGGCGATGGCGGCGCCGGCGCCGTCTCGTTTCGGCGGGAGAAGTTCGCGCCGCAGGGCGGGCCGGACGGCGGTGACGGCGGTCAGGGCGGCAGCGTGCACATCGTGGCCGTCGAAAACCTCAGTACCCTGCAGCACATCCGCTTCCGCCGTGTCTACCGCGCCGAGGACGGCGGCCGCGGCGGCGGCAAGGCGATGCACGGCAAGAGCGGCAGCGACGAGTTGCTGCGCGTGCCGCCCGGCACGATCGTGCAGCGCCGCCTGCCCGACGGCTTGCTGGAGACGATCGCCGACCTGGACCACGCCGGCGCCCGCTGTGTGGCGGCCTACGGCGGGCTGGGCGGCAAGGGCAACGCGCGCTTCGCCAGTTCCACCAATCAAGCGCCGCGTATCGCCGAGCGCGGGCAGCGCGGCCAGCGCGCCGAGATCGTGCTCGAGCTGAAGCTTTTGGCCGACGTGGGCATCGTCGGCGTGCCCAGCGTGGGCAAGTCCTCGCTGATCGCCGCCGTCTCCGCCGCACGGCCGAAAGTCGCGGAGTATCCCTTCACCACGCTGGAGCCCGTGCTGGGCGTGGTGGACCTGGGCTACACCTCGTTCGTGATGGTGGACTTGCCCGGCTTGATCGAGGGCGCGCACGCCGGCGCCGGCCTCGGCCACGAGTTCCTGCGCCACGTGGAGCGCACGCGCCTGCTCGTGCATCTGCTCGACGCCTCGCACGAGGACGCGCTGCGCGAGTTCGCCATGATTAGTGAGGAGCTGGCGCTGTACGACCCGGCGCTGGCCGAGCGGCCGCAGATCGTGGCGCTCAACAAGATCGACCTGGCAGCGGCGCGGGAGCACCTGCCCGCGCTTGAGGCGGCGCTGCAGGCGCGGGGCATCGAGCCGATCGCGATCTCCGTCGCCACGCGGGAGCACCTGCCGGAGCTGCTGCGGCGGGTGGCCGAGCGGCTGGAGCAGGTGCGCGGACGGCGCGACGAGAGCGGCTGGGCCGAGGGCGGCGTGGTCGCGCCCGCCAACCCGGACGACGAGGACGACGTGGTGCGGCCCGCGTCCGCGGCGTTGCCTTTCGCCCATGCGGCCGGCCGCGATGGCGGAGAACTGGAGGGCGGAGAGGACGAGGAGGCGCTGCCGGTGCTGCGGCCGCGGCCGGAACGGCGCTACACGGTGCAGCGGCTGCAGCCGGGGCGCTACTCGGTAGAGGGCCGGCGGCTGGCGGCGATGGCGGAGATGCTGAACCTTTCCGAGGACGAGGCGCGCGCCGAGTTCTTCCGCCGGCTGACGCGCTTCGGTGTGGCCGCGGCGCTGCGTCGCGCCGGCGTCAGGAACGGCGACCGTGTGCGCTTCGGCGAAACCGAAATCACCTGGGACTTCGACTGAGCGACAGGCAGGTGCGAGGCATGGGTTGATTGGGACGCGCGGCGGACGGCACAGGTCCGCGCCGCTAACCCTCTCCGCCGACGAAGCGCCGCGCTTCCCGCGCGATTGCGACCCAGTCGGCGCGGCCGGGCGGGATGACGGCCCACTCCGGGAGCGGCGTGCCCTTGCCGCGATCAAACGGCTCGCCGGCGCCGCTCTCGATCAGCGCCCGCACCCGCTCGCGCGGCAGCTTCACCACCATGGCGCCCTTGCGGACGAAGGCGAAGAACCTGCCGTTCACCTGCAGGCCGGTGGAGACGAAGATCTTGCCGAGCAGCACCTGCCCGTCGCCGGCGAAGGCATCGATCACGGGCGCGAACGCAGGATCGATCTCCGACGGCTTCGACGCCTTCGCGCGCTGACCTGCTTTCGGCATCAGGCGCTCCTCACCTACTACTATATCAAGATCAAGTCGTGGGCGGAGGCAGCCCGAGCGTGCGCGCCGCCCACGGCAGCGCCACCTTGAGCTGTTCTCGCTGCACGTCGCGCACCCGCGGCGCGTGCGGAATGGGCGGCAGCCCGGCGCGCGCGGCGAAGTAGCCGGCGATCAGGGCGATCAGCTCGGGCGCGCCCGGCGCCTGCTGCAGACCGAGCTCTTCTGGCAGCGGGCCGCCTTCGGCGTGCAGGCTCGGCAGCCAGCTGATCTTGTCGAAGAGCGCATTGCCGGCGACGGCCTGGTTCCAGTCGACCAGCAACGCCCGGCCGTCGCGGAGGCAGAGGTTGTCGCTGCGCACATCGCCGTGCACCAGCGCCTCGCCGGCCAGAGGCGCGGCGTCGGCCGCGGTCCGCAGGCTGGGCAGGCAGCGGTCCAGCCAGGCCGGCGAGCAGAGACCGAGGCGCAGCAGCGGCTCAGGGTCGCGCTCGACAAGTCCCCAGCCCGCGAGCGCTTCCCGCTGGTCCGCGAGTTGCCGAATACCCGGCGGCGGCCGCGTGCCGGCCACGGTACGCAGCAACTCTCGCACGGCGCCGATCGCCGCCGGCGTCCAGGGCGGCGGCCAGGCGGCGGACGAGAGATCCTCCAGCACGAGCACGGGCAGGGCGCCGTCATCGTCCCAGCCCAACATCCGCGGCAGAAACGGCTCCCGCAGCGCCGCGTAGATCCGCTGCTCGGCACGCAGCCAGCCGGCCGTCTGCCCGTCTACGGCCGCCTTCACAAACACCGTGCGGCCGTCGGCCAGGGCGACGAGCCAGCGGCCGTTGTTCGTGTAGCCGCGATGCGCCAGCGACTCCCAGCGCACCGCGGCGACGCCCAGCACACGCCGCAGCTTCGCGGCGATGGCGGCCGTGCCCGCATCGCTCACCGGCCTCACCCTTCACGCGCCGGGCACAAGACAAGCAGGCAAAGAACTGCCGCCGCGTCGTTTAGCGCCGGGCAGGGGAGCGGTTCCCGCCGGCAATGAGCGCGACCCAGATGCCGGCGAGCCTGGCGATCCCGCGATGAACGCATGCGACAAATTATGCTGCCGCCGAGGCAGCGGGTGAAGGCCGCGGGCTGGAGGCAAATCGTTGATCGGCCGCCGGCGCGCCGCCAGCCTTCCGGCCACTGATCTGAAGCGGCCGGAAGGCTGGCGAGGGCGCGTCTTCTGACTCGGTACGTCAGTGCTGCCTGACGACGAGGAAGAGCGCTGGGGCGAACACGGTGCCGCCGCACTCGTTGGTGAGGGTGAGCGAGAAGCTGTTCGTGCCGGGCTTGAACAGCGCCGTCACGTCGAGCGCCGGGCCGCCGTTGTTCGAGCCGCCGCAAAAGTTGAAGAAGTTCTGGTGGAGGCTGCCGCCGCCGCCCGTGGGGTTGCTGAGCGTAACCGTCAAACCGTCGTCGACGAAGGAGATCGCCCCACCGGAGCAGTCACCGGCAACCAGCACGGACGCCGGGTTCCCCACGTTGTACTTCGCATTGACGACGAGCGGCGTCGCGCCGGCAAGCTGGCCGCCTGCGTACAGCTGGTAGCAAGCGTTGGCGCCCTCGCCGGCAGGCGAGCCGTCTGCCCGCGCATGGGGCACGGCGATCGCCATCAGGCCGATGGCAGCGGCAAGCATTCCAACCACGGTCCATTTGCGCACGACAACCGTCTCCTCAACCGGATCAACTTTTGCGCGGTTATCCAGTATAACCTGCGTCCGGCGCGGCCAGCGTGCCATAGCTATAGACCAGTTACAAGAAATACTACGAACTGTCGATACGGGTGTTACTGCACTGTTACTCCATGTAAAGGCAGATGAGACAAGGTATCGTAGAGCGCGCAGGTTGATCAGGCATAGAAGCTGCGTATCGAAGCCATCAGGCCGTGTGAACGCGGATCTTCGTCACGCCGCCCGCATCCGCGCCGCTCCGCACAGGCGCCGGAGAGGCCGCAGACGCGGCGCGTGCGGCCTCCGGAGACGTTCTCCGCGCGGTGCAGGCAGGCGCGCAGGGGACAGAGGAAGATCGGCGGCTCGAGAGCCGCCCGGCACTCGATCGTCTACGCGTCGGGCTCGTCGTCCTCGGGGATGTCTTCCGGGGCGATCCAGACGACCTGGCCGTCGCGCCAGACGGCGATCGGGTTGCCGGCGCGCTTGTGGTCGAGGATCGCCGCGCGCACGGCCTCGTCCATTGCTTTGAGGATACGGGCGTCATCGTTGAACCGCGCCGATGGATCCTTCGCCGCTGCTGCCGGATTCGTTTCGGTCGTCATCGACTCTGCTCCCGTAAGCGGTTCCAGCTCGCCGGATCGAGGATCGCCTCGCTGGTTTCGCCCACTCTGCGCCGGGCAATCAGCCGGCGCCGTTGCCTGTCCGTATTATCGTACAACCGCCAGCCGTCGGCGATCGGCAGGTAGAGCGTAAAGAAGTTGCGCAGGCCGCCGGCGTAGCGGCGGCGCACTACCTCCTCGGGCACGTGGTGACCGCCGCGCCGCACCCGCTCCTGCACGCGGGCGATCGCCAGCTCCGCGCTGGGCAGCGACAAGAAGATCAGGTGAAAGCGGTAGCCCTCGGCGCGTCGCTGCCGCAGCCACGGGGCGAAGCTGCGGCTGGCGAGCGTGGTTTCGAAGGCGAAGCTCGCCCGCTGTTCGGCGAGCGCTTGCAGCCGCGCCAGCATGATGCGGCCCGCCGCCATCGCCGCCTGCTCCGGATTGAAGGCGGAGAGGCCCACGGCGATCGTGTCCGCGTTGACGAACTCCTGCACTCCCAGCGCCCCTTGCAGCACGCTGCGCGAGGTCGTGGTCTTGCCCGCACCGTTCGGGCCGGCAAGCACGACGACGATCGGGACCTCCGCCGCTTCGCCCATAGCGATCGTGTACCTCTACGACGAATGCGCGGCCAGACCAGGCGGGGCGCACGGGCGCGTTCCGGCCCGGGCACGCCCCGACAGCGTACCATCGTGCCGGCAGGCGATTGGTAGAGGCGGCGATGAACGGCACGCGCTGGATCTGTCCGCGCTGCGGGCGCTCGTTCGGGCGGGCGAACCGGCCCCACACCTGTGCGCCGGCGCTCTCGCTGGATGCCTACTTCGCCGGGCGGCCGCCGGCGCAGCGCCGGGTATTCGATGCGGTCGCGGCACACGTACGCGAGCTGGACGGTGTGGAGATCGAGGCCGTCTCGGTCGGCATCCTGATCAAGGCCTCGCGCACCTTCGCCGAGCTGCGGCCGCGGCGCGACCGGCTGGCGCTGTCGCTGCTGCTCGGCCGCATGCTGGACCATCCGCGGGTGCGACGGCACGTGCGGGCAGGAGCGCGGGGCGTGGCGCACTTCATCGACTTGCACGATACGGAGGATGTGGACGACGAGGTGCGTGGCTGGCTGACCGAGGCGTACCTGGGCGCGTCCAGATAGATCCCGACCTGGAGGCGCCGCGGCCATGCAGACGCGCCCCGTGAAGCTGCCGGGGCGCGGCAGGGCAAGGCGATGCACGAGCGGATCTATCTGATCGTGACGGGCGCGGGCACGGCGCGGCGGGCGCCGGAGATCGCGGTTGCGCGGGCCGCTCTGGGGCCGCGGCTGCTCGTCGTGCCCACGCCGAACGCCGCGGCGGTGCTCTCGCTGCACGAGCTGCACCAGGCGCTGGCGCCGCTGCCCGGCGGCCATGGCGTGGTTGAGAGTTACTTTGATGAGAAGCTGGGCATGCCCGCGGCGCCGGGGCTGGTGATCGTGGCGCCCTGCGGCTTCAACTCGCTGAACAAGCTCGCCGCGGGCATCGCCGACAACCTCGCGCTCTCGATCGCGGCCGATGCGATCGGCGCCGGCTGGGGTGTGCTGGTCGCGCCTGCGATGAATGCCGGTCTCTGGGCGCACCCGCGCACGCGGCTTTCGCTCGAACTGCTGCGCGCGTGGGGCGCCACGATCGTCGATGGCGAGATCGCCGCCGGCAGCCCGCGGCTCGCGTCCACGGAGAGGATCGTTGCCGCGGTGCGCGCGGCGCTGGCGGGTTGACGCCCGCGCCTCCGCGCCGTCCTGCCGGAGTGGCTACTGCCCATCTGGCCGGGCAAGTTCCGCCCACAGGGCGGACGAAGCACGCCACGCGGCCCGCGCATCCTGCACACATCACGGCTGCTCTGGCCGCGAAAGCCGAAGACGAGGAGGTGCCCGATGATCTGGACGGCGGCGGCTCGACCTGGAGCGTTCCCCGGCGCCCCTGGCGCCTATCCGGCCGGCCCGCTGCAGCCGGCCCTCGAGCTCGCGCAGTTGTTGCGCGCCCCGGTCTTCTGGGGCTGGGGCGTGCCGCGGGGCGACGGCCATACCGTGCTGGTGCTGCCCGGCCTCGGCGCCGGCGACGCCTACCTGCGGCCGTTGCGCGGCTGGCTGCGGCGGCTGGGCTACAGCACGCTGCGCTCCGGCATCGCGCGCAACCCCGGCCTCTCCGAGCGGTTGATCGCCGATCTGGGCGAGAAGGTCGAGGCCGAATACCGCCGCACGGGCCGGCGCGTCAGCATCGTCGGCCACAGCATCGGCGGCGCCCAGGCCCGCGCCATCGCCCGCCGCCATCCCGAGGCCGTACGCCAGGTGATCACGCTCGGCGCACCGATCGCCGGCAGCCACCCATTGCCAGAGACGATCCGCATCGCCGCCATCGCCAGCGCCGACGACCGCATTGTGCGCGCCCCGGCCGCCGTGGCTCGCGACCCGCACGCCGAAAACCTCACGGTGCGCGGCAGCCACAGCGGCCTCGCCGTCAACGCCTCCGTCTACCGCCGCCTCGCCCGCCTGCTGACCGCCGCGGAAAACGCGCGCGGCGGCGAAGCGGCGCCGGCATATCTGTAGACGCCGCCCGGCGCCTTGCAACGGCGGCGTGAGTGAGTGTCGTCTTTGCGGAGCGGGCGCGGCGATCAGCGCCCTGCTCAGGGCATGGCCGGCCATCTCTCGACCGCACTGGATCGTACTTGTGAGGGAAACGGGTACGACGAGCAGGCGGGTTGAAGACGGGGGCACGGCCATGCATCACCTGAACAGGAATCGGATCGTTTGGGGTATCGCGGGGCTGCTGATCGGCGTGCTGGGCGCCGGCTCGCTGGCGCTGGTGCGGGCGCAGACGGCCGGCGGCGTGATTCACGGCTGTGTCGGCGGCGGCGGCGTTCTCTCCGTGGCCGCCGATGCGGGCCAGTGTCCGGGCGGGTCAAACGAGCTCGACTGGAACCAGCAGGGACCGGCCGGGCCGCAGGGGCCGAGCGGCGTGAGCGGCTACCAGGTCGTGACCGCCAGCTCGACCGCCGTGGGCAGCGGCAACGCGATCGTGACGGCGAGCTGCCCGGCGGGCGAGCGCGTGCTCGGCGGCGGCGGCGCCTCCAGCAACGGCAACGCGCAGCTCTTCGCTTCGTTCCCCACGAGCGATGCGAGCGGCTGGACGGCGCAGTGGCACGCGGACGTGCACGTGACGACGCAACTGACCGCCTACGCCATCTGTGCGGCCGTGGCCGCATAGGCCACAAGGCTCCGCCAATCTGCCTCAGCCAGAGCGGCCGCGCAGATCGTCCAGCACGCGCAGCAGCTCGCGGTCTTGCTCCAGCGGTTCGTGCGGCGGGCGCACGCAAAGACCGCCGAACGCCGCGACGACTTCCGCGTGGTCGTCCACGACGTAGTCGGGCGCGAAGGGCACGCCCAGCTCGGCCAGCCGCTCGCGGTGGTGGAAGAGCGGCTTCTCGAAGCAGTCGCGCACGTGCGCGGCCAGGCCGAACGTGTTCACGACATCCCAGCGCTTGCCGCGGCCCGACCAGAGATAGACGGCGAAGCCCGCCGTGCCGAGTTCCGCCAGCACCTCGCGCGCGAAGGGGCGCAGCCGCCAGTTCCAGGTGAGCAGCGTGTCGTCCACGTCGATGAAGACGCGGGCGCGGGGCGTGGCGCCGATCGCGGGCGAAGGTTCTGGGCTGCTCACAGGTGCGCCTGGAAGAACTCGGCCAGCCGCCGTTCGAGCGCGGCGCGCTGCGCGGGGCTGCGCGGACCGTGGCGCTCGTTGGGATAGACGGCCAGCTCGTAGGGCTTGTCCGCGTCGTTCAGCGCCGTGATCAGCCGCGCCGTGTGGCGGAAGTGGACGTTTTCGTCCAGCATGCCGTGCAGCAGCAGCAGCGGGGCGTGCAGCTTCGCCGCGTGCGTGAGGGCGCTGGCCTCGCGGTAGCCGTCCGGATTGGCCTGCGGCGTCTGCATGTAGCGCTCGGTGTAGAACGTGTCGTAGCCGTCCCAGTCGACGCACGGTGCGCCGGAGACGCCGGCCTTGAAGATGTCGGGCGCCTTCAGCAGGCACATCAGCGTCATGTAGCCGCCGTAGCTCCAGCCGTAGACGCCGGTGCGCGTCGTGTCGGCTTCGGACAGCGAGGCGAGGAAGCGCACGCCGTCCACCTGGTCCTGCACCTCGACGCTGCCCATCTGCTTGAAGATTGCCGCCTCGAAGGCGTGGCCGCGGCGGGCGCTGCCGCGGTTGTCGCACTTGAAGACGATGTAGCCCTGCCGCGCCAAATACTGGGCGCGCAGGTCCACGGTGTTGCCCCAGCCGTTGTAGACCATCTGCACGTGCGGCCCGCCGTAGACCTCGACGATTACCGGGTATCGCTTGCCCGGTTCGAGGTTCGGCGGGTGGTAGATCGCGCCGTACAGCGTCACGCCGTCGCGCGAGGGGAAGGAGACCAGCGCCGGCGGCCGCAGCCCCAGCCGCTTCGCCTCGCCCGCGTCGCCGGCGAAGATCTCGCACAGCGTCTTGCCGTCCGCGTCGCGCAGGGTGACGCGCGGCGGCGTCTCCAGCGACTGGAAGCTCTCGACCCAGCGCGTGCAGTCGTCGGAGAAGGCGGCGAAATGCATGCCCGGCTCCGTGGTCAGCCGCTGCGGCTCGCCGCCGTCGAGGCTCACGCGCCAGATGTGCTGCTCCAGCGGCGACTCGCTGCCGGCGAAGTACACGAGGCGGCGCGCTTCGTCCACGGCGATCACGCCGTCCACCGGCCAATCGCCGCTCGTGAGCCGGCGGAGTAGCGCACCGTCGCGTCCGTACAGAAACAGTTGGCGGAAGCCGTCGCGCTCGCTCGACCAGAGGATTTCGAAATCGTCGGGTGGGCCGCCGGCGCGCGAGACGCAGCGCAGGTCGTGGCTGAGGTTGAGCCAGTCCTTCGCCTCCTCCGCGATCAGCGTCGTCGTCGTTCCCGCCCAAGCATCGATGCGGCGCAGCTCCAGCCGCCGTTGGTCGCGCGTGATCACCTGCGCCAGCAGCGTGCCGTCCGGCGCCCAGTTCACGCGGGCAAGATAGCCATCGCCGTCCGTGACGCCGGGCAGCGGCAGCCAGCGCACGGCGCCGCCCGCGGCCCGCACCACGCCGAGCCGCACGCGCACGTTCGGCCCGCCGGCGAAGGGGTAGCGATGGACTTCGGTGTCGTACCGCGCCTCGCCCTGGTGCGCGATCGTGTAGGGCGGCACGGGGCTGCTGTCGGCCTGCTCGAAGGCGATGAAGCGGCCGTCGGGCGACCACCAGAAGCCGGTGGCGCGGTCCATCTCCTCCTGCGCCACGAACTCGGCCAGACCGTTGGTCACGAGCTGCTCGCCGTTCTGCACGGGCGCGGCGTCGAACGTGAGGCGCACGGGCACGGCGTCGTCGCGCGTCAGGTCCAGGCAATACAGCTCGCCGGCGCGCACAAAGGCCACGGCGGCGCCGTCCTCGTTGAGCTGCGGGTCGATGCAGGGCGGCTCCTCGTCCGTGACGCGGCGCAGGGAGCCGCCGGCGCCGTGCTGCACGTAGAGAGCGCCGCGCACGGGCACAAGCAGCGTGGCGCCGCGCTTCGCCCAGGCGTAGCTGGTGACGCCGAAGCCGCGCTGGCGCTGGCGCTCGCGGCGCAGTTGCTCCTCGCGCGAGAGGTTGGCGTCGGTCTCGCCCTCGCCGGGCGGGCGCACCAGCAGCTCGCGCTCGCCCGTTTCCGGACCAAAGGCCCAGAGCTGGCGGCTGAGCGAGCCGTCTTCGCTGAAGAGAAAGGTGACGAGCCGGCCGTCGGGCGAGAAGCGGTGCTGCACCGGCTGGGTAAAGCCCGGCAGCGGCAGCCGCGCCACGACGGCAGGGGTCAGCTCCTCGTTGCCGTTCGCCCGGGCGGCTGCGTCATGTTCCATTGCGCATCGTCCTGTGCAGGACCAACTGTACCATCGTTCGGCAGCGCGGCGCGGGCGCTGCGGGCACCGCCCCCGCCGCCGCGTTGTTCAGTCTGCGCCCCAGATGCCCGGAGGAAAAGCCACTGACATAATTCCGCAGAACCCTTCCCCGTCACGGCTGAGGCGTGTACAGTGGTGCGGGTTTGTCGCGCGCATAACGTGATTGTGACGAAATGAACGTAATGCGCGCCGTTAACCTTTCCCGTTCAGGGGCGTTCCTATCGTCGGATGGGCGCATCCGCCGGTTCCCCTGAACGGAGTCACGGTGAGCGCTGGCCACTTGCCGCGAGGAGGTGCGAATGCAGAGGAGGCGCGTCGGGGCTTCCGGCCGCCAACAGCAGCGTGCGGATGCGCGCCACCGCCGATTCCACGGGTCTCAGTGGCAGAGCAATGACCCGAACTAGAGAAGCAGGAGTAGCACCTTGAGTATCCGCAAGCGGATTCTCGCGTTGGTGGGAGCGGGGGCGCTGGCCGTGGTGCTGGGCGGGGTGGTGACGAGCCACCGGGCCAGCCATGTAGAGGCGGCGGCGCCGACGCAGGCGGCGATCGG harbors:
- the obgE gene encoding GTPase ObgE, whose amino-acid sequence is MIDRAEFTAQAGDGGAGAVSFRREKFAPQGGPDGGDGGQGGSVHIVAVENLSTLQHIRFRRVYRAEDGGRGGGKAMHGKSGSDELLRVPPGTIVQRRLPDGLLETIADLDHAGARCVAAYGGLGGKGNARFASSTNQAPRIAERGQRGQRAEIVLELKLLADVGIVGVPSVGKSSLIAAVSAARPKVAEYPFTTLEPVLGVVDLGYTSFVMVDLPGLIEGAHAGAGLGHEFLRHVERTRLLVHLLDASHEDALREFAMISEELALYDPALAERPQIVALNKIDLAAAREHLPALEAALQARGIEPIAISVATREHLPELLRRVAERLEQVRGRRDESGWAEGGVVAPANPDDEDDVVRPASAALPFAHAAGRDGGELEGGEDEEALPVLRPRPERRYTVQRLQPGRYSVEGRRLAAMAEMLNLSEDEARAEFFRRLTRFGVAAALRRAGVRNGDRVRFGETEITWDFD
- a CDS encoding phosphotransferase, giving the protein MSDAGTAAIAAKLRRVLGVAAVRWESLAHRGYTNNGRWLVALADGRTVFVKAAVDGQTAGWLRAEQRIYAALREPFLPRMLGWDDDGALPVLVLEDLSSAAWPPPWTPAAIGAVRELLRTVAGTRPPPGIRQLADQREALAGWGLVERDPEPLLRLGLCSPAWLDRCLPSLRTAADAAPLAGEALVHGDVRSDNLCLRDGRALLVDWNQAVAGNALFDKISWLPSLHAEGGPLPEELGLQQAPGAPELIALIAGYFAARAGLPPIPHAPRVRDVQREQLKVALPWAARTLGLPPPTT
- a CDS encoding zeta toxin family protein, whose translation is MGEAAEVPIVVVLAGPNGAGKTTTSRSVLQGALGVQEFVNADTIAVGLSAFNPEQAAMAAGRIMLARLQALAEQRASFAFETTLASRSFAPWLRQRRAEGYRFHLIFLSLPSAELAIARVQERVRRGGHHVPEEVVRRRYAGGLRNFFTLYLPIADGWRLYDNTDRQRRRLIARRRVGETSEAILDPASWNRLREQSR
- a CDS encoding DUF5655 domain-containing protein, producing the protein MNGTRWICPRCGRSFGRANRPHTCAPALSLDAYFAGRPPAQRRVFDAVAAHVRELDGVEIEAVSVGILIKASRTFAELRPRRDRLALSLLLGRMLDHPRVRRHVRAGARGVAHFIDLHDTEDVDDEVRGWLTEAYLGASR
- a CDS encoding flavoprotein; the protein is MHERIYLIVTGAGTARRAPEIAVARAALGPRLLVVPTPNAAAVLSLHELHQALAPLPGGHGVVESYFDEKLGMPAAPGLVIVAPCGFNSLNKLAAGIADNLALSIAADAIGAGWGVLVAPAMNAGLWAHPRTRLSLELLRAWGATIVDGEIAAGSPRLASTERIVAAVRAALAG
- a CDS encoding alpha/beta fold hydrolase; amino-acid sequence: MIWTAAARPGAFPGAPGAYPAGPLQPALELAQLLRAPVFWGWGVPRGDGHTVLVLPGLGAGDAYLRPLRGWLRRLGYSTLRSGIARNPGLSERLIADLGEKVEAEYRRTGRRVSIVGHSIGGAQARAIARRHPEAVRQVITLGAPIAGSHPLPETIRIAAIASADDRIVRAPAAVARDPHAENLTVRGSHSGLAVNASVYRRLARLLTAAENARGGEAAPAYL
- a CDS encoding HAD hydrolase family protein; the protein is MSSPEPSPAIGATPRARVFIDVDDTLLTWNWRLRPFAREVLAELGTAGFAVYLWSGRGKRWDVVNTFGLAAHVRDCFEKPLFHHRERLAELGVPFAPDYVVDDHAEVVAAFGGLCVRPPHEPLEQDRELLRVLDDLRGRSG
- a CDS encoding S9 family peptidase, which encodes MEHDAAARANGNEELTPAVVARLPLPGFTQPVQHRFSPDGRLVTFLFSEDGSLSRQLWAFGPETGERELLVRPPGEGETDANLSREEQLRRERQRQRGFGVTSYAWAKRGATLLVPVRGALYVQHGAGGSLRRVTDEEPPCIDPQLNEDGAAVAFVRAGELYCLDLTRDDAVPVRLTFDAAPVQNGEQLVTNGLAEFVAQEEMDRATGFWWSPDGRFIAFEQADSSPVPPYTIAHQGEARYDTEVHRYPFAGGPNVRVRLGVVRAAGGAVRWLPLPGVTDGDGYLARVNWAPDGTLLAQVITRDQRRLELRRIDAWAGTTTTLIAEEAKDWLNLSHDLRCVSRAGGPPDDFEILWSSERDGFRQLFLYGRDGALLRRLTSGDWPVDGVIAVDEARRLVYFAGSESPLEQHIWRVSLDGGEPQRLTTEPGMHFAAFSDDCTRWVESFQSLETPPRVTLRDADGKTLCEIFAGDAGEAKRLGLRPPALVSFPSRDGVTLYGAIYHPPNLEPGKRYPVIVEVYGGPHVQMVYNGWGNTVDLRAQYLARQGYIVFKCDNRGSARRGHAFEAAIFKQMGSVEVQDQVDGVRFLASLSEADTTRTGVYGWSYGGYMTLMCLLKAPDIFKAGVSGAPCVDWDGYDTFYTERYMQTPQANPDGYREASALTHAAKLHAPLLLLHGMLDENVHFRHTARLITALNDADKPYELAVYPNERHGPRSPAQRAALERRLAEFFQAHL